The following proteins come from a genomic window of Bradyrhizobium paxllaeri:
- a CDS encoding alpha/beta fold hydrolase, whose protein sequence is MEHLTVRANGAAFHVAQTGSGRPLLLLHGWPEFWLSWEPVMTRLADRFTLYAPDLRGFGASDKPDGPHGPDQHAADMLALIDALGLERAGIVGHDVGGGLMQPLARAAPGRIAGLFFFDFVYPGIGPRMAEPDRLNNIWYQSFNQLEIAPKLVGATRENCRAYIGYFLKHWTHRKQAFDEVIEAFTDNFMKAGNLAGGFAYYRAAHSARIKMLKGEAPPATPIELPTCVRWAEHDPLFPYAWTDRLGETFADLDLAMFPDVGHFPHREDPDRAASEIAAFFERVGWH, encoded by the coding sequence ATGGAGCATCTGACGGTTCGGGCCAACGGAGCGGCGTTCCATGTCGCACAAACCGGGAGCGGGCGGCCGCTATTGTTGTTGCATGGCTGGCCGGAATTCTGGCTGAGCTGGGAGCCGGTAATGACGCGGCTCGCCGACCGCTTCACACTATATGCCCCGGATCTCCGCGGCTTTGGCGCCAGCGACAAGCCGGACGGACCGCACGGTCCCGATCAGCACGCCGCCGACATGCTGGCGTTAATCGATGCGCTTGGCCTCGAGCGGGCCGGCATCGTCGGCCATGATGTCGGCGGCGGGTTGATGCAGCCGCTGGCGCGCGCGGCGCCCGGCCGCATCGCCGGATTGTTCTTCTTCGACTTCGTCTATCCCGGCATTGGGCCGCGCATGGCGGAACCGGACCGGCTCAACAACATCTGGTACCAGTCGTTCAACCAGCTGGAGATCGCGCCAAAGCTGGTCGGCGCGACGCGGGAAAACTGCCGTGCCTATATCGGCTACTTCCTGAAACACTGGACGCATCGGAAACAGGCATTCGACGAGGTGATCGAGGCTTTCACCGACAATTTCATGAAGGCCGGCAATCTCGCCGGCGGTTTTGCCTATTATCGCGCGGCCCATTCGGCGCGCATCAAGATGCTGAAAGGCGAAGCGCCTCCGGCGACGCCGATAGAGCTGCCGACTTGCGTTCGCTGGGCGGAGCATGATCCGCTGTTTCCCTATGCCTGGACCGATCGGCTCGGCGAAACGTTCGCCGATCTCGATCTCGCGATGTTTCCCGACGTCGGGCATTTCCCACATCGCGAAGACCCCGATCGCGCAGCATCGGAGATTGCAGCGTTCTTCGAACGCGTCG
- a CDS encoding response regulator transcription factor → MNMQNTAEDRAQVLIVDDDDEVRVSVRELVESVGLDTACFASTQELMQSSIDERAGCLVLDVRMPGLSGLDFQRRLNSNGKAKPIVFLTGHADIPMTVEAMKAGAVDVLTKPFREQDLLDAIKTGIERDVAQRAAASVVQQHLNRFETLTVRERQVLREVAKGRLNKQIAFDLGISIVTVKLHRCNVMRKMHATSVGSLIRAWEALPISRARAGSPRIDYGVVTN, encoded by the coding sequence TGCAGAATACTGCTGAGGATCGCGCGCAGGTTCTTATTGTCGACGACGACGATGAAGTCCGGGTGTCCGTCCGGGAGCTTGTAGAATCCGTTGGCCTTGACACCGCCTGCTTCGCTTCTACGCAGGAGTTGATGCAGTCGTCGATCGACGAACGGGCTGGTTGTTTGGTTCTGGACGTGCGTATGCCAGGACTGAGTGGACTCGATTTTCAGCGGCGCCTGAATTCGAATGGAAAAGCGAAGCCCATTGTCTTCCTGACCGGACATGCTGACATTCCCATGACGGTCGAAGCGATGAAAGCCGGCGCGGTTGACGTCCTTACCAAGCCGTTTCGCGAGCAGGACTTGCTTGATGCGATCAAGACCGGGATCGAGCGGGATGTCGCGCAGCGAGCAGCGGCCAGCGTCGTCCAGCAACATCTGAATCGGTTCGAAACTCTGACTGTGCGTGAGCGTCAGGTATTGCGCGAAGTGGCAAAGGGCCGCCTCAACAAGCAGATCGCATTTGACCTCGGCATCAGCATCGTCACCGTAAAGCTGCACCGCTGCAACGTCATGCGGAAAATGCATGCTACTTCCGTTGGGAGCCTGATCCGCGCCTGGGAAGCATTGCCGATCAGTCGTGCGCGAGCAGGGAGCCCCCGTATAGACTACGGTGTGGTTACAAATTGA
- a CDS encoding response regulator transcription factor, with translation MPNPPVIAVVDDDEGMRLALFELLQVLTLSCLTFDGPEAFLAAYVPGAFDCLITDIHMPGMSGLELQQHLRSLGSTIPVIVVTSSTDPASRSCALNDGAVAYLRKPVDDETLIRHLKVALGPDFIGS, from the coding sequence TTGCCCAATCCGCCCGTAATTGCAGTTGTCGACGACGATGAAGGCATGCGCCTCGCGCTCTTCGAACTCCTTCAGGTGCTTACCTTGTCGTGTCTCACCTTCGATGGGCCCGAAGCGTTCCTGGCGGCTTATGTGCCCGGGGCTTTTGACTGCCTTATTACCGACATACACATGCCCGGCATGAGCGGACTAGAACTCCAGCAACACCTCAGGTCGCTGGGCTCGACCATTCCCGTCATCGTCGTCACGTCTTCCACTGATCCCGCCAGCCGTTCTTGCGCGTTGAACGATGGCGCTGTCGCCTATCTGAGAAAACCCGTAGACGATGAGACCCTCATCCGTCATCTGAAGGTTGCCCTCGGCCCCGATTTCATTGGCTCCTGA